From a single Silene latifolia isolate original U9 population chromosome 6, ASM4854445v1, whole genome shotgun sequence genomic region:
- the LOC141586732 gene encoding nuclear pore complex protein NUP155, producing the protein MMLSAAAAAKEDEVVMRDVTHAGLVVSDRISNELSNRLDLDDALNAARSSSHPYTTPPKEWPPLVEVVDSWELPTVLIERYNAGGGEGTALCGIFPEIRRAWASVDNSLFLWRFDKWDGQCPEYSAEEQAICAVGLAKSKPGVFVEAIQHLLVLATPAELILVGVCCSGTPDGKDPYAELSLQPLPEYTVPSDGVTMTCITCTDKGRIFLAGRDGHMYELQYTSGSVWQKRCRKVCLTSGLGSTLSRWVVPNVFRFGAVDPVIEMVFDNERHILYARTEAMKIQVFELGQNGGVLKKVAEEKNFISQKDSYAIGSGVRAGGSSKPSVVCISPVSSLESKWLQLVAVLSDGRRIYFTTGDVGINDRHQKPTCLKVVSVRPSPPSGVSGTLGYGSMPLAGHTQSDDFSLKVETAYYSSGTLVLSDSSPPSASSLIIVNKDYTAQSSVAGNMGTFARSNRPLRESVSSLPVDGRMLFVADVLPLPDTALMLQSLYSEVEFLGLGRTGESMEKASAKLWAIGDLSLQHIMPRRRVVIFSTMGMMELVFNRPIDILRRLLESNSPRAALEDFFNRFGAGEAAAMCLMLAARIADYENFIGNIVADKAAEAYEDPRFVGMPQLEGSSGLSNTRTAVGGFSMGQVVQEAEPVFSGAHEGLCLCSARLLVPVWNFSVMVDKVGTNSSDDNGSGIIVCRLSVGAMEVLENKLRSLEKFFRSRKNQRRGLYARVAGLGDLTGSILYSGGQTLGVRDRNIMGNLFGGYSWNVETVDGVGSSKRQRLPYSPAELAAMEVRATECLRQLLLRSSEALFLLQLLSQHHVAHLVQSFDSNVKSKLTKMTFYELVCSEEGDMLATRLISALMEYYTGRDGRGTVDDISGKLREGCPSYFKESDYKFYLAVECLERAAVSSNIEERENLAREAFNFLSQVPESADLRTICRKFEDLRFYEAVVRLPLQKAQALDPGGNAINEQVDQSVRERALAQREQCYEIIAVALRNLKGEVLPRDIGSPTPQPARSLLDQSSRKKYICQIVQLAVQSSDRIFHEYLYRIMIDMGLENELLEFAGPDLVPFLQRAVSEPRNEVHVASPSTQSKYLNLLARYYVMKRQHLLAAHVLLRLAERRSIDGRDVPSLEERYQYLNNAVLQAKNVMNNDNLGSTPKGVYDEGLLDLLEGKLAVVRFQIKIKEELESLASRLEARAGTSDSGQNEDSSERCEADMASCLREKAKELSLELKSITQLYNDYAVPFELWEVCLEMLYFANHSGDADSNVVKEIWARLIDQSLSRGGIADACSVLKRVGPVLYPGDGAMLPLDTLCLHLEKAALERCASGDECVGDEDVPRALLSACKGAAEPVLNSYDHLLSNGAILTSPVLRLRLLRSVLVVLREWAMSIYAQRFGTSAVGASLILGTLLPDKAAGVNQGVRDKITSAANRYMTEVRRLPLPQSQSEAVYRGFRELEESLISPYSFQHF; encoded by the exons ATGATGTTATCGGCGGCAGCAGCGGCGAAGGAGGACGAGGTTGTCATGCGTGATGTTACACACGCGGGGCTCGTCGTAAGCGACCGCATTAGTAATGAATTATCGAATCGACTCGATCTTGATGACGCCTTAAATGCTGCTAGATCATCCAGTCATCCCTACACCACTCCCCCTAAAGAG TGGCCTCCACTTGTTGAAGTGGTAGATAGTTGGGAGTTACCCACTGTTCTTATAGAAAGATATAATGCTGGCGGTGGTGAAGGAACTGCTTTATGTGGAATTTTCCCTGAGATACGCAGGGCATGGGCATCAGTTGACAACTCTTTGTTTCTTTGGCGATTTGACAAGTG GGATGGGCAATGTCCTGAATACAGTGCGGAAGAACAAGCTATCTGTGCTGTTGGCCTGGCTAAATCTAAACCTGGTGTGTTTGTTGAGGCTATTCAGCATCTATTGGTTTTGGCAACCCCTGCAGAG TTGATCCTTGTAGGAGTATGCTGTTCAGGAACACCTGATGGAAAAGATCCATATGCAGAGCTTTCGTTGCAGCCATTGCCCGAGTATACAGTACCATCAGATGGAGTTACAATGACTTGTATTACTTGCACCGACAAAGGCCGCATTTTCCTGGCTGGCCGTGATGGTCACATGTATGAGCTGCAGTATACTTCAGGATCGGTCTGGCAAAAGCGTTGTCGTAAAGTCTGCCTGACTTCAGGTCTAGGTAGCACACTTTCGAG GTGGGTTGTGCCTAACGTCTTCAGATTTGGAGCTGTTGATCCAGTAATTGAGATGGTTTTTGACAATGAAAGGCACATACTATATGCTAGAACTGAAGCTATGAAGATTCAGGTATTCGAGTTAGGACAAAATGGAGGTGTACTGAAAAAGGTGGCTGAGGAAAAAAATTTCATCAGTCAAAAAGACTCGTATGCTATTGGTAGTGGTGTAAGAGCCGGTGGATCATCAAAGCCATCTGTAGTATGTATATCACCTGTATCTTCATTGGAATCAAAATGGCTTCAGCTTGTTGCTGTTCTATCTGATGGAAGAAGAATTTACTTTACTACTGGTGATGTGGGCATTAACGATCGTCATCAGAAACCAACCTGCTTGAAAGTTGTTTCAGTTAGACCTTCTCCTCCCTCAGGAGTAAGTGGTACTCTTGGTTATGGTTCTATGCCTCTTGCAGGTCACACTCAGAGTGATGATTTCTCACTTAAAGTTGAAACAGCATATTACTCATCTGGAACTCTTGTTCTTTCGGATTCCTCACCGCCCTCTGCATCATCTCTTATTATTGTAAATAAGGATTATACTGCTCAGTCATCTGTGGCAGGAAACATGGGAACATTTGCACGAAGCAATCGTCCTTTACGGGAATCTGTGTCTTCTTTACCAGTGGACGGTAGAATGTTATTTGTGGCTGATGTTCTACCCCTACCGGACACGGCGCTTATGTTGCAGTCTCTTTATTCGGAGGTTGAATTCCTTGGTTTGGGTAGGACAGGTGAGTCTATGGAAAAAGCCTCTGCAAAGTTGTGGGCTATTGGGGACCTTTCCTTGCAGCATATAATGCCCAGAAGAAGGGTTGTTATATTTAGTACCATGGGTATGATGGAGCTAGTTTTCAATAGACCCATTGATATTCTTAGACGACTATTGGAATCAAACTCCCCAAGAGCTGCTTTAGAAGACTTCTTCAATCGTTTTGGAGCAGGCGAAGCTGCTGCAATGTGTCTAATGCTGGCGGCAAGAATAGCTGATTATGAAAATTTTATCGGCAATATTGTAGCAGATAAAGCGGCAGAGGCATATGAGGACCCTAGATTTGTTGGAATGCCACAGCTTGAAGGAAGCAGTGGATTATCGAATACGAGAACGGCTGTGGGGGGCTTTAGCATGGGGCAAGTTGTTCAGGAGGCTGAACCTGTTTTCTCTGGTGCTCATGAAGGTCTATGCTTGTGTTCGGCAAGATTGCTTGTTCCGGTGTGGAACTTTTCTGTTATGGTTGACAAAGTTGGTACAAATTCTTCTGATGACAATGGAAGTGGTATTATAGTGTGCAGACTGTCTGTTGGGGCCATGGAAGTTCTTGAAAATAAACTTCGTTCATTGGAGAAATTTTTTAGATCCCGGAAGAATCAGAGAAGAGGGCTTTACGCTCGTGTTGCTGGCCTTGGAGACTTGACCGGCTCAATTCTGTACTCAGGAGGTCAAACTCTGGGAGTTCGTGACAGGAACATAATGGGAAATTTATTTGGAGGGTATTCTTGGAACGTAGAGACTGTTGATGGTGTTGGGTCTAGTAAAAGACAACGGCTACCATATAGTCCCGCTGAACTTGCTGCCATGGAG GTAAGAGCGACGGAATGCCTTCGGCAATTGCTGCTCAGATCCAGTGAAGCACTTTTTTTGCTTCAACTTCTTTCTCAGCACCACGTGGCACATCTTGTTCAAAGTTTTGATTCCAATGTAAAATCAAAGTTAACAAAGATGACTTTCTACGAACTAGTTTGTTCTGAGGAGGGTGACATGTTAGCAACCAGGCTTATATCTGCCTTAATGGAG TACTATACTGGCCGTGATGGTAGGGGAACTGTAGACGACATAAGTGGAAAACTACGGGAGGGTTGCCCAAGTTATTTTAAGGAGAGTGATTACAAATTTTATTTGGCTGTGGAATGTCTTGAGAGAGCTGCTGTATCTTCTAATATAGAAGAGAGGGAAAATCTTGCAAGAGAAGCCTTTAACTTTTTGAGTCAAGTCCCGGAGTCAGCTGACTTGCGCACTATATGTAGAAAGTTTGAAGACCTGAG GTTCTATGAAGCTGTTGTTCGGTTGCCACTgcaaaaggctcaagctcttgacCCTGGTGGGAATGCTATTAATGAACAAGTAGATCAATCTGTTCGAGAACGTGCCCTTGCTCAACGTGAACAGTGTTATGAAATCATTGCTGTTGCTTTGCGTAATCTGAAAGGAGAAGTATTGCCAAGAGATATTGGTTCTCCCACACCGCAGCCTGCTAGGTCTCTTCTTGACCAGTCCTCTCGAAAGAAATATATATGCCAGATTGTTCAGCTTGCTGTCCAATCATCTGATAGAATATTTCATGAATATCTCTACCGAATTATGATCGACATGGGATTGGAAAACGAGCTTTTGGAGTTTGCAGGTCCCGACCTGGTTCCGTTTTTGCAACGTGCTGTATCAGAACCTCGAAATGAG GTCCATGTTGCTTCCCCATCAACACAATCAAAATACTTAAATCTCCTGGCACGCTACTATGTTATGAAGCGTCAACATCTCCTTGCAGCTCATGTGCTGTTGCGGTTAGCAGAAAGACGTTCGATAGATGGAAGAGATGTTCCTAGTTTAGAGGAAAG GTATCAGTACCTAAATAATGCTGTTCTGCAAGCGAAAAATGTAATGAATAATGATAATTTAGGCAGTACTCCGAAGGGTGTGTATGATGAAGGGCTTCTTGATTTGCTTGAGGGAAAGCTCGCTGTGGTGCGCTTCCAgataaaaatcaaagaagagctcgAGTCTCTAGCTTCAAGGTTAGAAGCTCGAGCTGGTACATCTGATTCTGGTCAAAATGAAGATTCTTCGGAGAGGTGTGAAGCTGATATGGCCAGCTGCTTAAGAGAGAAGGCGAAAGAGTTATCTCTGGAGCTGAAGAGTATCACTCAGCTTTATAATGACTACGCAGTTCCTTTTGAACTTTGGGAG GTATGTCTCGAAATGCTTTACTTTGCAAACCACTCTGGTGATGCGGACAGCAACGTTGTTAAAGAAATTTGGGCTCGACTTATTGATCAGTCTCTATCGAGGGGTGGTATTGCTGATGCTTGTTCTGTACTGAAGAGGGTGGGTCCCGTTCTGTACCCAGGTGATGGTGCTATGTTGCCATTGGATACATTATGTCTTCATCTGGAGAAGGCTGCACTG GAGAGATGTGCTTCCGGGGACGAGTGTGTTGGAGATGAGGATGTTCCAAGAGCACTCCTTTCAGCGTGCAAAGGGGCGGCAGAACCTGTATTGAATTCATATGACCATCTGCTCTCCAACGGTGCGATTTTAACTTCACCAGTGCTGAGGCTACGGCTTCTTCGCTCAGTTCTTGTCGTACTACGGGAATGGGCAATGTCCATATATGCACAGAGATTTGGTACAAGTGCTGTTGGAGCTTCTCTAATTTTGGGTACACTCTTACCTGACAAAGCAGCAGGAGTTAATCAAGGGGTACGGGATAAGATTACCAGTGCAGCAAATAG GTATATGACTGAGGTCCGAAGGTTGCCACTCCCACAAAGCCAATCAGAAGCCGTGTATCGAGGTTTCCGAGAATTAGAAGAGTCGTTAATTAGTCCTTATTCTTTCCAGCACTTCTAG
- the LOC141587986 gene encoding laccase-14-like, whose product MRSTTYIVKVLILFILLSNVFYCCQAVARYRFEVRESSFKRLCKTKSILTVNGQFPGPTLHVHRGDTIIVDVFNKGQYNVTIHWHGIAMTRNPWGDGPEYITQCPIPPGGKFSQKVIFSKEEGTLWWHAHSNWTRATVHGAILVYPKHRTAYPFPKPHLEIPIILGEWWNVDIQTLFYAFIGSGGDPNNSDAYLINGQPGDLYPCSKRDTFRLQVDQGKQYLLRIINSVMQQIMFFGIANHNLTIVGSDGSYTKPFTTSYIVISPGQTIDVLLNANQAPTQYYMAASAYERTPKQSFDNTTTTGIIHYSGNHLMIDSPMKLPIFPLFNDTGAVVRFTKLFRSLSSKDFPVRVPLDITKRLFYTLSMNTFPCEMNHTCHGPNKTQLATSINNVSFVSPRIDLLEAYYHTITGQFTPNFPNNPPLTFNYSATILPLDFETPERGTRVKVLDYNSTVEIVFQTTGLVSGADHPMHLHGYSFYVVGLGLGIFNKDTDPLNFNLVDPPLQNTIVVPYKGWTAIRFRADNPGVWFMHCHLERHATWGMEMAFIVKNGDTPESCMLDPPSDMPKC is encoded by the exons ATGAGGTCTACTACCTACATAGTAAAGGTTCTCATACTATTTATCTTGCTCTCTAATGTCTTTTATTGCTGCCAAGCCGTTGCTCGATATCGTTTCGAG GTAAGAGAATCATCATTCAAGAGACTTTGTAAAACAAAGAGCATCCTGACGGTAAACGGGCAATTTCCGGGACCAACGTTACATGTTCATAGAGGAGATACAATTATCGTCGATGTTTTCAACAAAGGCCAATACAATGTCACCATCCATTG GCATGGAATAGCAATGACAAGAAATCCATGGGGAGATGGACCGGAGTATATAACACAATGTCCGATACCGCCGGGAGGCAAGTTTAGTCAAAAGGTAATATTTTCGAAGGAAGAAGGAACACTTTGGTGGCATGCTCATAGCAATTGGACTCGAGCTACTGTTCATGGTGCCATTTTGGTCTACCCTAAGCATCGAACTGCTTATCCTTTTCCCAAGCCTCATTTAGAAATTCCCATTATCTTag GAGAATGGTGGAATGTTGATATACAAACACTCTTCTATGCATTCATTGGAAGTGGAGGTGACCCAAATAATTCTGATGCTTACCTAATCAATGGTCAACCGGGTGATTTGTATCCCTGCTCAAAACGTG ACACATTCAGATTACAAGTTGATCAAGGTAAACAATATCTACTACGCATAATCAACTCAGTGATGCAGCAAATCATGTTCTTTGGAATAGCAAACCATAATTTAACAATTGTTGGGTCAGATGGTAGTTACACAAAGCCATTCACAACTAGTTACattgttatatctcccggtcaaactatagacgtacttTTGAATGCGAATCAAGCTCCTACCCAATACTACATGGCTGCGTCTGCCTATGAACGCACCCCTAAACAATCATTTGATAACACCACAACCACCGGAATCATTCATTATAGTGGAAATCATCTTATGATTGACTCTCCGATGAAATTGCCTATTTTCCCCTTGTTTAATGATACCGGTGCAGTAGTGAGATTTACCAAATTGTTCAGGAGTTTGTCGAGTAAGGATTTTCCTGTCCGAGTCCCCTTAGACATTACAAAAAGGTTGTTTTACACATTATCGATGAATACTTTCCCGTGTGAGATGAATCATACTTGTCACGGACCCAATAAGACCCAACTCGCTACTAGTATCAATAATGTGTCCTTCGTATCCCCGAGGATTGATTTATTAGAAGCTTATTATCATACAATTACCGGTCAATTTACACCAAATTTCCCTAATAACCCTCCCTTGACGTTCAATTACTCGGCAACGATATTACCATTGGATTTTGAAACACCCGAACGAGGTACAAGGGTAAAAGTTCTGGATTATAATTCGACTGTGGAGATAGTTTTTCAGACGACTGGTTTGGTTTCCGGAGCAGACCATCCAATGCACCTTCACGGTTACAGTTTCTACGTTGTCGGGTTAGGATTAGGGATCTTTAACAAGGATACAGATCCTCTGAACTTTAATCTGGTTGATCCGCCATTACAAAACACCATTGTTGTTCCCTACAAGGGTTGGACAGCTATAAGATTCCGCGCTGATAATCCAG GGGTTTGGTTCATGCATTGTCACTTGGAACGGCATGCAACATGGGGAATGGAGATGGCTTTCATCGTCAAAAATGGAGACACACCAGAGTCGTGTATGTTGGATCCTCCGTCCGATATGCCTAAATGTTAA